From Arachis stenosperma cultivar V10309 chromosome 2, arast.V10309.gnm1.PFL2, whole genome shotgun sequence, one genomic window encodes:
- the LOC130961260 gene encoding UPF0481 protein At3g47200-like, producing the protein MGSTFIDEYAIQQIIDIPENIDPAIRWPECCIYKIPKSLLKVKEDSYDPLLISIGPIHHGNTKLEEMQHHKHTYFHFFSERLQNKRVLEDFKAFIEQQEQIIRRCYQPKFPHIGSEQLVRIILLDSIFIMELFLREAKRWKHKDDYVLTQPCLSKSIQRDLLLLQNQLPIQVLEKLYETCVPSNLKEHSRFIRLAHEYFASYYPYQKSSERKFEPKKWEKSLHFTDLVRCSYLPTNLSFNDDKSRHTYSQKECMLRTATKLNEAGISFEKVHNRSLLDIKFERKRFFSWFLCLGCFPYSKCFKARFQFPQLKVDHTTECVLRNLIAFEQCHYPEEPYICNYVSLIDSLIHTKDDAELMVEKEAIVHELGSDKELATLVNSLCKHVVTNKTCYQQIIGDLNEHYNNGWKWTMGTLRWVYFRDPWRSSSTIVGIAVLIFTIFNFCRVVQLIF; encoded by the coding sequence ATGGGATCTACATTTATTGATGAATATGCTATCCAACAAATAATTGATATTCCAGAAAACATTGATCCTGCAATAAGATGGCCAGAGTGCTGTATCTACAAGATCCCTAAGAGTCTGTTGAAGGTGAAAGAGGATTCCTATGATCCTCTCTTGATCTCAATTGGCCCTATTCACCATGGTAATACCAAGCTAGAAGAAATGCAGCACCACAAACACACATATTTTCATTTCTTCTCGGAACGCCTACAGAACAAACGCGTCCTAGAGGACTTCAAGGCCTTCATTGAACAACAAGAGCAGATTATAAGGCGTTGTTACCAGCCGAAGTTCCCTCACATCGGAAGCGAACAATTAGTGAGGATTATTCTGCTGGATTCTATTTTTATCATGGAGCTCTTTCTGAGGGAAGCGAAACGGTGGAAACACAAAGATGATTATGTATTGACTCAACCATGTCTTAGCAAAAGCATCCAGAGGGACTTGCTGCTGCTTCAGAACCAGCTTCCAATTCAAGTTTTGGAGAAACTCTATGAGACTTGTGTCCCAAGCAATCTCAAAGAGCATTCCAGATTCATTAGGCTTGCTCATGAGTACTTTGCATCTTATTACCCTTATCAGAAATCTTCTGAGAGGAAGTTCGAGCCGAAGAAGTGGGAGAAATCGCTGCATTTCACTGATTTGGTTCGATGTTCTTATCTCCCCACGAACCTGAGTTTCAACGATGACAAGAGTCGCCACACTTACTCGCAAAAGGAATGTATGCTGAGGACTGCGACAAAGTTGAATGAAGCCGGAATAAGCTTCGAGAAGGTTCATAATAGATCCTTGCTAGACATAAAGTTTGAGAGGAAGAGATTCTTCAGCTGGTTTCTCTGCTTGGGTTGCTTCCCATATTCCAAGTGTTTTAAGGCTAGATTTCAGTTCCCACAGTTAAAAGTAGATCACACAACAGAATGTGTTCTTAGGAACCTAATAGCATTTGAGCAGTGTCACTATCCTGAGGAGCCTTACATTTGCAACTATGTTTCTCTGATTGATTCTCTTATTCACACCAAGGATGATGCAGAATTGATGGTTGAGAAGGAAGCTATTGTCCATGAACTTGGAAGTGACAAGGAATTGGCAACACTGGTTAATAGTCTATGCAAACATGTTGTGACAAATAAAACATGTTACCAACAAATCATTGGAGATCTTAACGAACATTACAACAATGGTTGGAAATGGACTATGGGAACACTGAGGTGGGTGTACTTCCGGGACCCTTGGAGAAGCAGTTCTACCATTGTAGGGATAGCTGTTCTAATATTCACCATCTTCAACTTCTGTCGAGTTGTTCAATTAATCTTTTAG
- the LOC130960261 gene encoding uncharacterized protein LOC130960261 produces MESTPEFYQNVVVMRHGDRIDNFDHSWVSTAARPWDPPLVQQGRLRAFKTGQIFRNNLSFPLHRVFVSPFLRCVQTAAEVVSALSAVSDSPDALTGDALPIDPSKIKVSVEYGLCEMMSREAIRLDVAPKDGNWGFDISERQAMLPPGTVDENAVKIYKELPRWEEPVLQTKARYQHIVKDLADKHPTENLLLVTHGEGVGVALSSFKKGTTVYEVDYCGYVELRRPIFKKDQSFVAGEFEVTGQTAVNFISSEIL; encoded by the exons ATGGAGTCCACTCCGGAGTTTTACCAGAACGTCGTCGTAATGAGACACGGCGATCGCATCGACAACTTCGACCATTCCTGGGTCTCCACCGCCGCCCGCCCCTGGGACCCACCGCTCGTTCAACAAGGCCGTCTTCGGGCATTCAAAACCGGTCAGATCTTTCGCAACAACCTCTCCTTCCCTCTCCACCGCGTCTTCGTCTCCCCCTTCCTCCGCTGCGTTCAAACCGCCGCCGAAGTTGTCTCTGCCCTCTCCGCCGTCTCCGACTCCCCTGACGCCCTCACTGGCGACGCCCTTCCCATCGATCCTTCCAAAATCAAG GTTTCTGTTGAATATGGATTGTGTGAAATGATGAGCAGAGAGGCTATCAGGCTTGATGTTGCTCCAAAAGATGgaaattggggttttgatataTCCGAGCGCCAAGCCATGCTTCCACCTGGCACAGTTGATGAAAATGCAGTAAAAATCTATAAAGAG TTGCCCCGGTGGGAAGAGCCTGTTTTGCAAACTAAGGCAAGATATCAGCACATCGTCAAAGACCTCGCGGATAAACATCCTACTGAAAACTTGCTGCTTGTCACACATG gGGAAGGAGTTGGGGTTGCTCTTTCTTCATTCAAGAAGGGTACAACAGTTTATGAAGTTGATTACTGTGGATATGTGGAACTTCGACGCCCTATTTTCAAGAAAGACCAATCATTTGTTGCTGGGGAGTTTGAAGTAACTGGCCAAACAGCTGTAAACTTCATCTCCTCCGAAATCCTTTGA
- the LOC130962483 gene encoding transcription factor DUO1 — protein MRDLDAKIDYIRKGPWKKEEDEVLLNHVSKYGPRDWSSIRSKGLLHRTGKSCRLRWVNKLRPNLKNGCKFTAEEERVVIELQAQFGNKWAKIASYLSGRTDNDVKNFWSSRQKRLARILQASASTSTSKSHRNKPKLHHHLPTFQAPKLSSSSEGESSSKLHQPCSFSCNDNSEVIKMVALPDLIKPKLPNSEQEESALLESNKSSSMMEQIPFPQIPDELQTDLTPFSLGDQDFLTRIDDPNFADYFGPLGAYELGLAPQHTIGFPFFDPSEGSCRIGSTDIIGSSKNYDSIFDDLPVNMFDHMDPPSIPSKF, from the exons ATGCGCGATTTAGATGCAAAAA TAGATTACATAAGGAAAGGGCCATGGAAGAAAGAGGAAGATGAAGTGCTACTCAACCATGTAAGCAAGTATGGCCCCAGAGACTGGAGCTCCATTCGATCCAAGGGTCTTCTTCATAGAACCGGCAAGTCTTGTCGCCTTCGTTGGGTCAACAAGCTTCGACCTAACCTCAAGAA TGGGTGCAAGTTTACAGCGgaggaagagagggttgtgATAGAATTGCAGGCACAATTTGGGAACAAATGGGCTAAGATTGCGTCCTATTTGAGTGGAAGAACAGACAATGATGTCAAGAATTTCTGGAGCAGTAGGCAGAAGAGGCTTGCTAGGATTCTTCAGGCATCAGCATCAACATCCACCTCCAAATCACACAGGAACAAACCTAAACTTCATCATCATCTTCCCACTTTCCAG GCTCCTAAATTGAGTTCTTCATCAGAGGGAGAATCATCATCAAAGCTTCATCAGCCATGCTCGTTCTCCTGCAATGACAATTCCGAGGTTATTAAAATGGTGGCATTACCAGATCTTATCAAGCCCAAGTTGCCTAATTCTGAGCAAGAAGAATCTGCACTTTTGGAGAGCAATAAAAGCAGTAGTATGATGGAACAAATTCCCTTCCCTCAGATTCCTGATGAACTCCAAACTGATCTAACACCATTCTCATTGGGAGACCAAGATTTCTTGACTAGAATTGATGATCCAAATTTTGCTGATTACTTTGGACCTCTTGGTGCATATGAGCTTGGGCTAGCCCCACAACACACCATTGGGTTCCCATTCTTTGATCCATCAGAAGGAAGTTGCAGAATTGGGTCAACGGATATCATAGGTAGCTCCAAAAACTATGACAGCATCTTTGATGATCTCCCAGTTAACATGTTTGATCATATGGATCCACCTTCAATTCCTTCCAAGTTCTGA
- the LOC130961258 gene encoding obtusifoliol 14-alpha demethylase: MDIDVSKFFNTCLLFVATIVVAKLISAFIVPKSRKRLPPIVKGLPFIGGLPRFLKGPIFMLREEYPKLGGVFTLKMFHKNITFLIGPEVSAHFFKAPESELSQQEVYQFNVPTFGPGVVFDVDYSVRQEQFRFFTEALRVNKLKSYVDQMVTEAQDYFSKWGESGEVDLKYELEHLIILTASRCLLGREVRDKLFDDVSALFHDLDNGMQPISVLFPYLPIPAHRRRDQARKKLAEIFARIIASRKSTGKSEDDMLQCFIDSKYKDGRPTTEAEVTGLLIAALFAGQHTSSITSTWTGAYLLSNSKYLSAVVDEQKNLMEKHGDRVDHDVLAEMDVLYRCIKEALRLHPPLIMLLRSSHTDFSVTTREGKEYDIPKGHIVATSPAFANRLPHIFKDPDTYDPDRFTVGREEDKVAGAFSYISFGGGRHGCLGEPFAYLQIKAIWSHLLRNFELELVSPFPEIDWNAMVVGVKGKVMVRYKRRELSVSH, from the exons ATGGACATTGATGTGTCAAAGTTCTTCAACACATGCCTCCTATTCGTGGCCACCATTGTTGTGGCCAAGCTCATCTCAGCCTTCATTGTCCCTAAATCAAGAAAGCGCCTTCCCCCAATCGTGAAGGGCCTTCCATTCATCGGAGGGTTACCCCGATTCCTCAAAGGTCCAATCTTTATGCTCCGTGAAGAGTACCCTAAACTGGGTGGCGTCTTCACCCTCAAGATGTTCCACAAAAACATCACCTTTTTGATCGGTCCCGAAGTTTCTGCTCATTTCTTCAAGGCCCCAGAATCTGAACTCAGCCAGCAAGAGGTGTATCAGTTCAATGTTCCAACTTTTGGACCCGGTGTTGTCTTTGATGTTGATTACTCTGTTCGCCAGGAACAGTTCAGGTTCTTCACTGAGGCCCTTAGGGTTAACAAGCTCAAGAGCTATGTCGATCAGATGGTTACTGAAGCTCAG GACTACTTCTCAAAGTGGGGAGAAAGTGGTGAGGTTGATTTGAAGTATGAGCTCGAACATTTGATCATCTTGACAGCTAGTAGGTGTCTCTTGGGACGCGAAGTTCGTGACAAGCTTTTCGACGATGTGTCTGCATTGTTCCATGACCTTGATAATGGGATGCAACCAATCAGTGTTCTCTTTCCATACCTTCCCATCCCAGCTCACCGGCGCCGTGATCAAGCACGCAAGAAGCTTGCTGAAATCTTTGCAAGAATCATAGCTTCTCGCAAAAGCACTGGTAAATCGGAGGATGACATGCTGCAGTGCTTCATCGATTCAAAATACAAAGATGGCCGCCCAACAACAGAAGCCGAAGTGACTGGACTGCTCATTGCTGCTCTTTTCGCAGGGCAGCACACTAGTTCAATTACCTCCACTTGGACAGGAGCATATCTTCTCTCTAACAGCAAGTACCTTTCAGCTGTGGTTGATGAGCAGAAGAATTTGATGGAAAAGCATGGGGATCGAGTTGATCATGATGTCTTGGCCGAAATGGATGTCCTGTATCGGTGCATCAAAGAAGCCTTGAGGCTCCACCCTCCATTGATTATGCTCTTGCGAAGCTCACACACCGATTTCAGCGTCACAACACGAGAGGGGAAAGAATATGATATTCCTAAGGGTCATATAGTTGCCACATCCCCTGCTTTTGCAAACAGGCTGCCTCACATTTTCAAAGATCCCGATACGTATGATCCCGATCGATTCACTGTTGGGAGAGAAGAGGACAAGGTGGCAGGGGCTTTCTCATACATTTCTTTCGGAGGGGGCAGACATGGATGCCTTGGCGAGCCCTTTGCATATCTGCAGATAAAAGCAATATGGTCTCACTTGCTAAGGAATTTCGAGCTGGAGTTGGTGTCACCTTTCCCTGAGATTGATTGGAACGCCATGGTTGTTGGAGTGAAAGGAAAAGTGATGGTCCGCTACAAGCGGAGGGAGCTTTCTGTTAGTCACTAG